In the genome of Sphingomonas sp. LR60, the window TCTCGACCCCGCACGGCGGCGGCGGGCCGGGCTCGGGGCCGGTCGTGCTGTCGGAGGCGCTCGCGCCGTTCGGCCCGCTGCCGTTCACCGCGCGGATGGCCGATGGGCACATCCAGCTCATTGAAGAGGAAACCGCCGGCGACGACCACCCCGATACGTTCGGTCGGATGGTCGCCTTCCACGGCCAGATGGGCATGTTCACCCGCGCGCTGGCGTACATCCTCAGCCACGGCGCGGACGGGCTCCGCCAAGTCGCCGAGGATGCGGTGCTGAACGCCAATTACGTGCTGCGCTCGCTGGAGGACGTGCTCGACGCGCCCTTCGCGCCGTCGGGGCCGTGCATGCACGAGGCGATCTTCTCGGATAAGGGCTTTGCGGCCGGCTTCTCGACGATCGACGCTGCCAAGGCGCTGATCGACGAGGGTTTCCACCCGATGACCATGTACTTCCCGCTGGTCGTTCATGGTGCGATGCTGATCGAGCCGACCGAAACCGAGAGCCGCGCCGCGCTTGACCAGTTCATCGGCGCGCTGCGCTCGGTAGCGGAACGCGCCAAGGCAGGCGACCCGTCGCTCAAGACCGCCCCGCACTTCGCCCCTCGCGCACGCCTCGACGAGACGCTCGCGGCGCGCAAGCCGATCCTGACGTGGAAGCCGTCGGTCGTGCAGGCCGAAGCGGCGGAGTAGGCACGGAGCGCGGAGCCCTGAACACCGTTCGCACTGAGCTTGTCGAAGTGCGTGTTCCAAGCGCTCCGCCTCTTTCACGTGCTTCGACAAGCTCAGCACGAACGGAGAGTGTGACCACGCGGCGGTCGAGCCGTGCCTGCGGAGGAACGGCCGTTCAATCCTCCGGCGCGGCCGTCACCGTCTGCTGCTTGCCCAGCCGCTGTTCGCGCCACACGATGAACAGCCCGCTGGCGATGATCACCGGCGCGCCCACCCAGGTCATCGTGCTCGGCAGCACCCCGAACAGCAGCCAGCCGTAGATCGTCGCCCAGATCAGCCCCGAATAGTCCATCGGCACCACGCTGGTCACCGGCGCCAGCTTCGCCGCCCCGGTCAGCGCCAGCTGTCCGCACCCGCCGACCAAGCCGATCGCGGCGAGATTCAGCCATGTCAGCGGGTCGTGCGCCTTGAGGTGGAAGGCATAAGGCACCGCGATCAGCGGCAGCGTCAGCACCGAGAACCAGAACACCGTCGTCCCTGACGGCTCGTCGCGTAATTGCCGCAACAGGATCGCCACCAGCGCGACGAACAGCGCCGCCAGCAACCCGACGATGGCGCCGAACAACGGAACATGCGTCCCGCCGCTGGGCTGCGCGACGATCAGCACGCCCGCGAACCCGATCAGCACCGCACTCCAGCGCTGAACCCCGGTCCGCTCGCCCAGCACCAAAGCGCCCAGGATCGTCGCGAAGATCGGCACCGTAAACTGGAAGGTCGTCGCCTCGGCAAGCGGGAGCAGCAACACCGCGCCGAACGTGAACACCATCCCCACCACGCCGACCAGCGACCGCGCCAGATGCCCCTTGATCCGCGTCGTGCGCAGCGATCCCAACCCGCGCGTCGCCGCGACGAACCCCAGCACGACCGGCAGCGCGCACGCCTGTCGCCAGAACATCGTCTCGGGCAACGACGCCCCGCGCGTCTCGGCGAGCTTCACCAGCGCCGACATCGTGGAGAGGAAGAAGATCGCCAGCAGGCGTAGGGCGATGCCCTTCAGGACGCGATCACCCGACATGCGGTCGTCCCTAACCGCCGCACCCCGCCAAAGGAACCCCGCGCGTTGCCGCTTGGCGAGTGGGCGCTTTGCCGCTATCGCCGCGCGCATGAAACATGCGCTACCCGTCACCCGCGAGGCCGATTTCGCCGCCTGGTATCAATCCGTCATCACCGAGGCCGACATGGCCGAGGAGTCGGGCGTACGTGGCTGCATGGTCATCCGGCCATGGGGTTATGGCATCTGGGAGCGGTTCCAGCGGCTGCTCGACGATCGCATCAAGGCGACCGGTCACGAGAATTGCTATTTTCCGGTCTTCATCCCGCTCAGCTATTTCGAGCAGGAAGCGAGCCATGTCGAAGGCTTC includes:
- a CDS encoding DMT family transporter, with amino-acid sequence MSGDRVLKGIALRLLAIFFLSTMSALVKLAETRGASLPETMFWRQACALPVVLGFVAATRGLGSLRTTRIKGHLARSLVGVVGMVFTFGAVLLLPLAEATTFQFTVPIFATILGALVLGERTGVQRWSAVLIGFAGVLIVAQPSGGTHVPLFGAIVGLLAALFVALVAILLRQLRDEPSGTTVFWFSVLTLPLIAVPYAFHLKAHDPLTWLNLAAIGLVGGCGQLALTGAAKLAPVTSVVPMDYSGLIWATIYGWLLFGVLPSTMTWVGAPVIIASGLFIVWREQRLGKQQTVTAAPED